In Fusarium oxysporum f. sp. lycopersici 4287 chromosome 2, whole genome shotgun sequence, a genomic segment contains:
- a CDS encoding ATP-dependent RNA helicase MAK5 (At least one base has a quality score < 10), translating into MVPPSKKRKLPTATGPASKRSKNISKKKSGGKESRRAVDATALAWSSVGEDFGGLEVIEGVDVVKDGSRVQFLVAGDKSNIIDPQQEVLDGDQSFEGFGDDPVEVGDINPGEAGSGQGGLESEKPQGKNKGKAGQGKAEQEKVKKNKNKDKLDGKNSRPKKEDEQLDKASKVVQKSSARGGNTFGALADANDYADQEDVDMAAWVPLNLSPQILSAIAKLKFTKPTLIQEKTIPEILAGDDVIGKAQTGSGKTLAFGIPMVERWLELQEQGVERTGPMAVVLSPTRELAKQLGDHLKALCDGLPSAPYVCVVTGGLSIQKQQRQLEKADIVIGTPGRLWEVLSGDRALQSKFAKIKFLVVDEADRLFKVGQFKEAEDIIGALDGKSPGDDAESSDEDEDEDDDDEEDDDRNARQTLVFSATFDKDLQTKLAGKGKSTGNDEEKMAYLMKCLKFRGEPKFIDVNPVSQMAQGLKEGLIECGAMEKDLYLYTVLLLNPGRRTLVFTNSISAVRRLTPLLSNLNLTALPLHSQMAQKARLRSLERFTAARNSILIATDVAARGLDIKQVDQVLHYHVPRSADTYIHRSGRTARGESSGVSVILCSPDEVLPTRRLASKVHAERSSGAKREHFIQTLLIDRRMASRLKPRVDLAKKIADTVLAKEKAHSDDTWLRNAADELGVEYDSEDLEAVNASGGKGGRGGGRRRKEQAAKSLSKAERGALKAQLREELSRRVNLGVSERYITGGRVDVGALLREGKNGGIFLGNTDGLGFDL; encoded by the exons ATGGTACCCCCTTcgaagaagcgcaagcttCCAACTGCGACCGGTCCCGCCTCGAAACGATCAAAGAacatctccaagaagaaATCCGGCGGAAAAGAATCGCGCCGAGCCGTCGACGCTACAGCCCTCGCTTGGTCATCGGTAGGCGAGGACTTTGGAGGACTAGAGGTTATCGAGGGCGTGGACGTGGTCAAGGATGGTAGCAGAGTGCAATTCCTCGTGGCTGGCGACAAGAGCAACATAATCGATCCTCAACAAGAAGTCCTCGATGGGGACCAATCTTTTGAAGGGTTTGGCGACGACCCTGTGGAGGTCGGGGATATCAATCCCGGCGAAGCTGGCAGTGGTCAAGGTGGCTTGGAGAGCGAGAAGCCTCAAGGGAAGAATAAGGGCAAGGCTGGGCAAGGGAAAGCAGAGCAAgaaaaggtcaagaagaacaaaaacAAAGACAAATTGGATGGGAAGAACAGTCGCCCCAAAAAAGAAGACGAGCAGCTGGACAAGGCCTCGAAAGTCGTACAAAAGTCCTCTGCACGCGGGGGCAACACGTTCGGCGCGTTGGCCGATGCGAACGACTACGCAGACCAAGAAGACGTCGACATGGCGGCCTGGGTTCCTCTGAACCTATCACCTCAGATTCTCTCAGCCATCGCGAAACTTAAGTTTACCAAACCGACTTTGATTCAGGAGAAGACGATTCCCGAGATTCTGGCTGGCGATGACGTTATTGGCAAGGCACAGACAGGTTCAGGAAAGACATTGGCTTTCGGTATTCCCATGGTTGAGCGCTGGCTGGAGCTGCAAGAACAAGGCGTCGAGAGAACTGGTCCCATGGCTGTGGTACTTTCTCCTACACGAGAATTGGCTAAGCAATTAGGTGATCATCTCAAGGCACTCTGTGACGGTCTTCCCAGCGCGCCGTACGTGTGTGTTGTGACAGGTGGTCTCAGCAttcagaagcagcagcgaCAATTGGAGAAGGCTGATATCGTTATTGGCACACCAGGTCGTTTATGGGAGGTCCTCAGTGGCGACAGGGCTTTGCAAAGCAAATTCGCCAAGATCAAGTTCCTTGTTGTTGACGAAGCCGATCGACTTTTTAAAGTTGGTCAATTCAAGGAGGCAGAGGATATTATTGGCGCTCTCGATGGAAAAAGCCCCGGCGACGACGCAGAGAGCTcagacgaggacgaggacgaggatgatgatgatgaagaggatgatgaccGTAATGCACGACAGACATTGGTCTTTTCAGCAACCTTCGACAAGGACCTTCAGACCAAATTGGCTGGAAAGGGCAAATCTACAGGAaacgatgaggagaagatggcttaTCTGATGAAGTGTCTAAAGTTCAGGGGTGAGCCTAAATTCATCGACGTCAACCCCGTAAGCCAGATGGCTCAGGGCTTGAAGGAGGGACTTATTGAGTGTGGTGCTATGGAAAAG GATCTTTATCTCTACACcgttctccttctcaaccctGGTCGCCGCACTCTCGTCTTCACCAACTCCATCTCTGCTGTTCGCCGTTTAACACCCCTTCTCTCAAATCTTAACCTCACAGCTCTACCTCTGCACTCTCAAATGGCACAAAAGGCGCGCCTTCGTTCACTTGAGCGTTTCACTGCTGCTCGCAATTCTATTCTCATTGCCACCGATGTTGCCGCTCGTGGTCTCGATATCAAGCAGGTTGATCAAGTTCTGCACTACCATGTCCCCCGATCTGCCGATACTTACATCCATCGATCTGGTCGTACAGCTCGTGGCGAGTCTAGTGGCGTGAGTGTGATTCTGTGCTCACCTGACGAAGTCCTTCCTACACGACGTCTTGCAAGCAAGGTTCACGCCGAGCGTAGCTCGGGTGCAAAGAGAGAGCACTTTATTCAGACTCTCCTTATTGATCGAAGGATGGCATCGCGTCTCAAACCCCGCGTGGACCTGGCCAAAAAGATTGCCGATACTGTACTAGCCAAGGAAAAGGCTCACAGCGACGATACATGGCTACGAAATGCAGCTGATGAACTTGGAGTAGAATACGACTCTGAAGATCTCGAGGCTGTCAACGCAAGCGGTGGCAAGGGTGGTCGAGGTGGTGGACGAAGGAGAAAGGAGCAGGCAGCCAAGAGCCTGTCTAAGGCCGAAAGGGGTGCTTTGAAGGCTCAACTGAGAGAGGAGTTGAGCAGAAGAGTGAACCTGGGCGTTAGTGAGAGGTATATCACGGGTGGAAGAGTGGACGTTGGTGCTCTTTTGAGAGAGGGGAAGAACGGGGGTATTTTCCTGGGAAATACAGATGGATTGGGGTTTGACTTGTAG